A window from Polyodon spathula isolate WHYD16114869_AA chromosome 28, ASM1765450v1, whole genome shotgun sequence encodes these proteins:
- the LOC121301955 gene encoding nucleolar transcription factor 1-like isoform X2 gives MNGTMELSEEVIPVQEEASQNWPKEDLLSLLESMRINLPQNDLTKFKTAESHLDWNKVAFNQYTGDMCKEKWLEISHEVRKFRTLSEIILDAQDHVKNPYKGKKLKKHPDFPKKPLTPYFRFFMEKRAKYAKLHPEMSNLDLTKILSMKYKELPDKKKMKYMQDFQREKEEFERNMARFRDEHPDLMENFKRSDIPEKPKTPQQLWYSHKRKIYLKTHPDATTKDIKEGLGKQWSQLPDKKRLKWITKSLEQQKQYEEVMRGYIQQHPELNMSQERITKSTLTKAERQLKDKFDGRPTKPPPNGYSMYCAELMSNMKDVPSTERMVMCSRQWKLLAQKEKDGFQKRCEQRKKAYEIEMNRFLCSLSEEEQQRVLGEEKMQGFNKKGAGNPPSKKNSISKGSSDKPKRPISAMFIFSEEKRHKLQEERPELAESEVTRLLARMWNDLSDKKKVCMAASEIGRGCFSEAARQSRTFWFFSYFEMISLGLVN, from the exons ATGAACGGAACTATGGAGTTGTCTGAAGAAGTCATTCCTGTCCAGGAAGAAG cttcacaaaactggcccaAAGAGGACCTGCTGAGCTTGCTAGAGAGCATGAGAATCAACCTTCCCCAGAATGACCTGACCAAATTCAAAACTGCAGAGTCACATCTGGACTGGAACAAGGTGGCATTCAACCAGTACACAGGAGACATGTGCAAAGAGAAATGGCTTGAGATTTCTCATGAG GTGCGGAAGTTCCGCACGCTGTCGGAAATCATCTTAGACGCTCAGGATCATGTGAAGAACCCCTACAAGGGCAAGAAGCTCAAG AAACATCCTGATTTCCCAAAGAAACCCCTGACTCCCTACTTCCGCTTCTTCATGGAGAAAAGAGCAAAGTATGCCAAACTGCACCCAGAGATGAGCAACCTGGATCTCACCAAGATCCTGTCCATGAAGTACAAGGAACTGCCAGACAAGAAGAAG ATGAAATACATGCAGGACTTTCAGAGGGAGAAGGAAGAGTTTGAACGCAATATGGCAAGATTTAG GGATGAGCACCCTGACCTGATGGAGAACTTTAAGCGCTCGGACATCCCGGAAAAACCCAAAACTCCCCAGCAACTCTGGTATAGTCACAAGAGGAAGATCTACTTAAAAACACACCCTGAT GCCACGACCAAGGATATCAAAGAAGGCCTGGGCAAGCAGTGGTCCCAGCTGCCTGACAAGAAGAGGCTGAAGTGGATCACAAAGTCTCTGGAGCAGCAGAAGCAGTAtgag GAGGTGATGCGAGGGTACATCCAGCAGCACCCGGAGCTCAACATGAGCCAGGAGCGCATCACCAAGTCCACCCTGACCAAGGCTGAGAGACAGCTGAAGGACAAGTTTGACGGCAGACCCACCAAGCCCCCTCC GAACGGTTACTCCATGTACTGTGCCGAGCTCATGTCCAACATGAAGGACGTCCCCAGCACCGAGCGCATGGTGATGTGCAGCCGGCAGTGGAAGCTGCTGGCCCAGAAAGAGAAGGACGGCTTTCAGAAGCGCTGCGAGCAG agaaaaaaggcgTATGAAATTGAGATGAACCGGTTCTTATGT agTCTCtcagaggaggagcagcagcgTGTGTTGGGAGAGGAGAAGATGCAGGGCTTCAACAAGAAAGGTGCTGGCAACCCTCCCTCCAAGAAGAACTCCATCTCCAAG GGGAGCTCGGACAAACCCAAGCGACCGATCTCTGCCATGTTCATCTTCTCAGAGGAGAAGCGGCACAAGCTGCAGGAGGAGCGTCCCGAGTTGGCAGAGAGCGAGGTGACAAGGCTGCTGGCCCGCATGTGGAATGACCTGTCTGACAAGAAGAAGGTATGCATGGCAGCGTCCGAGATCGGCAGGGGGTGCTTCTCAGAGGCTGCCAGGCAGAGCCGGACATTCTGGTTCTTTAGCTATTTTGAAATGATTTCTTTGGGATTAGTCAACTGA